In Candidatus Eremiobacteraceae bacterium, one DNA window encodes the following:
- the mutL gene encoding DNA mismatch repair endonuclease MutL, translating to MPGSIRQLDPATIAQIAAGEVIERPVSVVKELVENSLDAGASSVVVEVTDGGRTSISVTDNGSGIARDELALAFARHATSKLASARDLFAINTLGFRGEGLASIAAAGAVELTSRQPGAEMGARIEARGVSVGEPSVCAAPPGTKVVVHDLFALTPVRREFVKSPRAEFARISTFLSRIALGWPEVAFALRHDGKDVWTLPSVRDGVARLEMVFGSHARGALEPLADDGAPARIVVSGYISRSGHDRPNRDGQVFFVNGRLVRAPQLGAAWLAGSGSFGMTGRYPFGMLALELPPEDVDVNVHPTKIEVRFARGNEAFDAVRTAVARTLRRSDPVRSAPAVAFAPTSPSVQAQEAVHASHLFSESALTESALRESAFKERAATAEEAPASNGVRVYGQIDQTFIVVGDGDGLLFMDQHAAHERVAYEAILARQGDDEAAAPLLFPSVVELTAGQAAVLYENIDALAQAGVVVEPFGEGAFRICALPAGYEKRRFDLAGMLEDLSADDAAREGAAHRNRVLATIACHSVVRAHEPLSLQEQAALYERLRRCDDPHTCPHGRPTMLRIDAASLAKAFGRT from the coding sequence ATGCCCGGATCCATCCGCCAGCTCGACCCAGCGACGATCGCTCAGATCGCCGCCGGCGAGGTGATCGAGCGCCCCGTCTCCGTGGTGAAAGAGCTCGTCGAGAACAGCCTCGACGCGGGCGCGTCTTCGGTCGTGGTCGAGGTGACGGACGGCGGGCGCACCTCGATCTCGGTGACCGACAACGGCTCCGGCATCGCTCGCGACGAGCTCGCCCTCGCGTTCGCGCGCCACGCCACCAGCAAACTGGCAAGCGCGCGCGACTTGTTCGCCATCAACACGCTCGGCTTTCGCGGCGAAGGTCTGGCGAGCATCGCCGCCGCCGGAGCGGTCGAGCTGACCTCGCGCCAGCCCGGCGCGGAGATGGGCGCGCGCATCGAGGCGCGCGGGGTCAGCGTAGGCGAGCCGTCGGTGTGCGCCGCGCCGCCCGGCACCAAAGTGGTGGTGCACGACCTGTTCGCCCTGACGCCCGTGCGGCGGGAATTCGTGAAAAGCCCGCGTGCCGAATTCGCGCGCATCAGCACGTTCCTCAGCCGCATCGCGCTGGGCTGGCCGGAGGTCGCGTTCGCGCTGCGCCACGACGGCAAAGACGTGTGGACGTTGCCATCGGTGCGCGACGGCGTCGCGCGGCTCGAGATGGTGTTCGGCTCGCACGCGCGCGGAGCGCTCGAGCCGCTCGCGGACGACGGCGCGCCCGCGCGCATCGTCGTGAGCGGGTACATCAGCCGGTCCGGACACGACCGGCCCAATCGCGACGGGCAGGTGTTCTTCGTGAACGGCCGCCTCGTGCGCGCACCGCAACTGGGCGCGGCGTGGCTCGCGGGATCGGGCTCGTTCGGCATGACCGGACGCTACCCGTTCGGCATGCTCGCGCTCGAGCTGCCGCCCGAAGACGTCGACGTCAACGTCCATCCGACCAAGATCGAGGTCCGGTTCGCGCGCGGCAACGAAGCGTTCGACGCCGTGCGCACGGCGGTCGCTCGGACGCTTCGGCGCAGCGACCCGGTGCGCAGCGCGCCCGCGGTGGCCTTCGCGCCTACGTCACCCAGCGTGCAGGCGCAAGAAGCCGTGCACGCGTCGCACCTCTTCAGCGAGAGCGCGCTCACAGAAAGCGCGTTGAGAGAAAGCGCGTTCAAAGAACGCGCTGCGACAGCGGAGGAAGCGCCGGCATCGAACGGCGTGCGCGTCTACGGCCAGATCGACCAGACCTTCATCGTCGTGGGCGATGGCGACGGCCTGCTCTTCATGGATCAGCACGCCGCTCACGAACGCGTCGCCTACGAAGCCATTCTCGCGCGCCAGGGGGACGACGAAGCCGCAGCGCCGTTGCTCTTCCCAAGCGTCGTCGAATTGACCGCGGGCCAAGCGGCGGTGCTGTACGAGAACATCGACGCGCTGGCGCAGGCGGGCGTCGTGGTCGAGCCGTTCGGCGAAGGCGCGTTCCGGATCTGCGCCCTGCCGGCCGGTTACGAAAAGCGGCGCTTCGATCTCGCGGGCATGCTCGAGGACTTGAGCGCCGACGATGCCGCGCGCGAAGGCGCCGCGCACCGCAATCGCGTGCTCGCCACCATCGCCTGCCATTCGGTCGTGCGGGCTCACGAACCGCTGTCGCTGCAGGAGCAGGCCGCGCTCTACGAGCGCCTGCGGCGCTGCGACGACCCACATACATGCCCACACGGCCGGCCGACGATGCTGCGCATCGACGCAGCATCGCTTGCAAAGGCGTTCGGCCGGACCTGA
- a CDS encoding radical SAM protein gives MSSPTAVFARADGSVLDLPGVQAAADDGRVQPAGAGDFIPLPEGSLLLTLPARNVVGYRDGRPVEFDAFEGESVCAVAAALPLGYTRTLLPAYVPRAQAPPLPLYGYAAVAWHGGALHAGAMRTDHLQSWSPAAHARDKLARAIAARREEMPDSPLLRQLERCALEYGCYTAQNAFLRLGEAAIPVSPACNARCIGCISEQEPDAGIASAQERVRALPALRDMTELAVAHLDAGSARIVSFGQGCEGEPLLAAPRIAAAIRNIRARTKAGTIHMNTNASLPRALETLIDAGLQSVRISLNAARPSAYAAYYRPRGYGFDEVIESIELASRRGLGLSLNLLTHPGVTDDPDEIDAFGALLRAHPVEMVQTRTLNVDPAVYFEALGRPTRTPIGMRGWFAWMRATFPAVGLGNFTRGFG, from the coding sequence GTGAGTTCGCCGACCGCCGTGTTCGCGCGCGCAGACGGCAGCGTGCTCGATCTGCCCGGAGTGCAGGCGGCCGCGGACGACGGGCGCGTGCAGCCCGCGGGCGCCGGCGACTTCATCCCGCTGCCCGAGGGCTCGCTGCTGCTGACGTTGCCTGCACGCAACGTGGTCGGCTATCGCGACGGCCGGCCCGTCGAGTTCGATGCGTTCGAGGGCGAGAGCGTCTGCGCGGTGGCAGCGGCGCTGCCGCTCGGCTACACGCGCACGCTGCTTCCCGCCTACGTGCCCCGCGCGCAAGCTCCGCCGCTGCCGCTCTACGGCTACGCGGCGGTCGCGTGGCACGGCGGCGCACTCCATGCGGGCGCGATGCGCACGGACCACCTGCAGAGCTGGTCGCCCGCAGCGCATGCGCGCGACAAGCTTGCCCGCGCGATCGCCGCGCGCCGCGAGGAGATGCCCGACAGCCCGTTGCTGCGCCAGCTCGAACGATGCGCGCTCGAATACGGCTGCTACACGGCGCAGAACGCCTTCCTGCGGCTCGGCGAAGCCGCCATTCCGGTGTCCCCGGCGTGCAACGCGCGCTGCATCGGCTGCATCTCCGAGCAAGAGCCAGACGCCGGGATCGCGAGCGCGCAAGAACGCGTGCGCGCATTGCCGGCGCTGCGCGATATGACGGAGCTCGCCGTCGCGCATCTCGACGCCGGCAGCGCGAGGATCGTCTCGTTCGGTCAAGGCTGCGAAGGCGAGCCGCTGCTGGCCGCGCCGCGCATCGCGGCGGCCATACGCAACATCCGCGCGCGCACCAAGGCGGGCACCATCCATATGAATACGAACGCGAGCCTGCCGCGCGCGCTCGAGACGCTCATCGACGCGGGCCTGCAATCCGTGCGCATCAGCCTCAACGCCGCTCGCCCGAGCGCGTACGCCGCATATTATCGCCCGCGCGGCTACGGCTTCGACGAGGTGATCGAGAGCATCGAGCTGGCGAGCCGGCGCGGTCTCGGCCTTTCGCTGAACCTGCTCACCCACCCGGGCGTGACGGACGACCCGGACGAGATCGACGCGTTCGGCGCGCTGCTGCGCGCGCATCCGGTCGAGATGGTGCAGACGCGCACCCTCAACGTGGATCCAGCCGTCTACTTCGAAGCGCTGGGCCGGCCGACGCGCACGCCGATCGGCATGCGCGGATGGTTCGCATGGATGCGCGCGACGTTCCCGGCGGTGGGTCTGGGAAACTTCACGCGGGGCTTCGGCTA
- the miaA gene encoding tRNA (adenosine(37)-N6)-dimethylallyltransferase MiaA, which yields MRAGRVRALAICGPTASGKSEFAARLAELVGGEVVNADSRQVYAGMRTGTGWPSDEQLARAPHHGYGTAAPDERYSAARFVADARAIIAQIAERGKLPIVVGGTGLYVEALAGSMPLDRPFANDELRERLRREAAVHPAPALRDWLEAIAPAAAARIAPGDRYRTLRALEGALAARESPQRRLDRNAPSESPLASGPDTAVALTIAVLEMPRRELEARIAERVRAMFAHGLVEEALAVRRAYGDAPALSGIGYAEALAYADGAATRAEALAAAIVRTRSYAKRQQTWFRRIADARRLDALDSRTAYELAELARGLAAAD from the coding sequence ATGCGCGCGGGCCGCGTGCGAGCGCTGGCGATATGCGGACCGACCGCATCGGGGAAGTCCGAGTTCGCCGCTCGTCTTGCCGAGCTCGTGGGCGGCGAGGTCGTCAACGCCGACTCGCGCCAAGTGTACGCGGGCATGCGCACCGGCACCGGCTGGCCGAGCGACGAGCAACTGGCGCGCGCGCCGCACCACGGCTATGGCACGGCCGCACCCGACGAGCGCTACAGCGCCGCGCGCTTCGTCGCAGACGCACGAGCGATCATCGCACAGATCGCGGAGCGCGGCAAACTGCCGATCGTCGTCGGCGGCACCGGTCTGTACGTCGAGGCGCTCGCCGGCAGCATGCCCCTCGACCGGCCATTCGCGAACGACGAACTGCGCGAGCGGCTGCGCCGCGAGGCAGCCGTACATCCCGCGCCCGCCTTGCGCGACTGGCTCGAAGCGATCGCGCCGGCGGCCGCGGCGCGCATCGCGCCGGGCGATCGCTATCGCACCTTGCGCGCGCTCGAAGGCGCTCTCGCCGCGCGCGAGTCGCCGCAGCGCCGGCTCGACCGCAATGCGCCCTCCGAGTCGCCGCTCGCGAGCGGCCCGGACACCGCGGTTGCGCTGACGATCGCGGTCCTCGAGATGCCGCGCCGCGAGCTGGAGGCTCGCATCGCGGAGCGCGTGCGCGCGATGTTCGCGCACGGCCTCGTCGAAGAGGCGCTGGCCGTCCGCCGCGCGTACGGCGACGCGCCGGCGCTCAGCGGCATCGGCTACGCCGAGGCGCTGGCCTATGCGGACGGCGCCGCGACGCGCGCCGAAGCGCTCGCCGCCGCGATCGTGCGCACGCGCTCCTACGCGAAACGCCAGCAGACCTGGTTCCGCCGCATCGCCGACGCGCGCCGGCTCGACGCGCTCGACTCGCGCACCGCGTATGAGCTGGCGGAGCTGGCAAGGGGTTTGGCGGCGGCGGACTGA
- a CDS encoding sensor domain-containing diguanylate cyclase, producing the protein MIVAAARWLAVAQVLLAPISAPAPLWLIAALFGYALVATALAAMPRLSKKPQDKKDELPEIASALIILLDVTATAAVGWFSGVSSLALIIGLDAATLSDVAAISFILLSAGCLTFAIYFGHPVDAAGRPADMLLIIGYAVVLPLIAFIAAAHGLLGRRRAEQQTRAIMRVLDAGSDLGTKVTLNEALTQLVIMLREFRESVPWSNVVIYITRTDEEAQDEVLVEEAVEGAYADFYRGSKLRFGEGVVGFAAAEQRPLIVADIQKDYRESSLPRPKAAHGCLVVPIVTDRVTIGAVMLVAAKPSAFTFEQQRLVDRLVRLASVGIQNARLHSKTLELAETDSMTGLLTNRAYQERLENEFRKAQLTKQSLALLILDVDFFKHVNDTYGHPQGDELLRQLGEVIRMHARKIDICCRYGGDEFVVLMPETIKAEAAMVAGRLRQAIEMNEFSLETTTAKITVSIGVAGYPQDVSTKQQLVKSADSALYAAKQSGRNNVKLATRETLPVRM; encoded by the coding sequence ATGATCGTGGCCGCAGCCCGGTGGCTGGCGGTCGCACAGGTGCTGCTCGCGCCGATCAGCGCGCCCGCGCCGCTGTGGCTGATCGCGGCCTTGTTCGGCTACGCGCTCGTCGCCACCGCGCTGGCCGCCATGCCGCGCCTTTCGAAGAAGCCGCAAGACAAGAAAGACGAACTGCCCGAGATCGCGTCGGCGCTCATCATCTTGCTCGACGTCACCGCCACTGCGGCCGTCGGCTGGTTCTCGGGCGTCAGCTCGCTCGCGCTCATCATCGGTCTTGACGCGGCGACCCTTTCCGACGTCGCGGCGATCTCGTTCATCCTGCTGTCGGCGGGCTGCCTGACCTTCGCGATCTATTTCGGCCACCCGGTCGACGCGGCCGGCCGCCCGGCGGACATGCTGCTCATCATCGGCTACGCGGTCGTGCTGCCGCTGATCGCGTTCATCGCCGCTGCGCACGGACTGCTCGGCCGGCGGCGCGCAGAGCAGCAGACGCGCGCGATCATGCGCGTGCTCGACGCCGGATCGGACCTCGGCACGAAGGTCACCTTGAACGAGGCTTTGACGCAGCTCGTCATCATGCTGCGCGAATTCCGCGAGTCGGTGCCGTGGAGCAACGTCGTCATCTACATCACGCGCACGGATGAAGAAGCGCAAGACGAAGTGCTGGTGGAAGAAGCGGTCGAAGGCGCATACGCCGATTTCTACCGCGGCAGCAAGCTGCGCTTCGGCGAAGGCGTGGTCGGCTTTGCGGCCGCCGAGCAGCGCCCGCTCATCGTCGCCGATATCCAAAAAGACTATCGCGAGTCGTCGCTGCCGCGCCCCAAAGCCGCGCACGGCTGCCTGGTCGTGCCGATCGTCACCGACCGCGTCACCATCGGCGCGGTGATGCTGGTCGCCGCCAAACCGAGCGCGTTCACGTTCGAACAGCAGCGCCTTGTCGACAGACTCGTCCGCTTGGCGTCGGTCGGCATCCAAAACGCACGGCTGCACAGCAAGACGCTCGAGCTGGCCGAGACCGACTCGATGACGGGCTTGCTCACCAACCGCGCATATCAAGAGCGCCTCGAGAATGAATTCCGCAAGGCGCAGCTGACCAAGCAATCGCTCGCGCTGCTGATCCTCGACGTCGATTTCTTCAAGCACGTCAACGACACGTATGGCCATCCGCAAGGCGACGAGCTGTTGCGCCAGCTCGGCGAAGTCATCCGGATGCACGCGCGCAAGATCGACATCTGCTGCCGTTACGGCGGCGACGAGTTCGTCGTGCTCATGCCCGAGACGATCAAGGCCGAAGCCGCGATGGTCGCGGGCCGGCTGCGCCAGGCGATCGAGATGAACGAATTCTCGCTCGAGACGACGACCGCCAAGATCACCGTGTCGATCGGCGTCGCCGGCTATCCGCAGGACGTTTCGACCAAGCAGCAATTGGTCAAATCCGCTGACTCCGCGTTGTACGCGGCAAAACAGTCCGGCCGCAACAACGTCAAACTCGCGACCCGCGAGACGCTCCCCGTCCGGATGTAA
- the dapF gene encoding diaminopimelate epimerase, which produces MPIIALTKCQGTGNDFLLFDARESRSPHYPELARALCDRRFGLGADGLLVLQPPTVTGADLSMRIFNADGSEAEMCGNGIRCVWRYLERETSAHRALEVQTATGIVRIEPDAGGTIRVEMGVPRLHEPLEIGIDVAGRTLRYAPVSMGNPHAVIFVDEPLAGIALDDLATAIASLDAIAGEINVEVALIAGGRIHMRVYERGVGETHACGTGACAVAAVAIASQRARSPVSVRSKGGDVTVAWDGAGSPAYLSGPAELVFDTTVEVTDDGRVRAIGRKNLTAKR; this is translated from the coding sequence ATGCCGATCATCGCCCTCACGAAGTGCCAGGGGACTGGCAATGATTTCCTCTTGTTCGACGCGCGCGAAAGCCGCTCGCCGCACTATCCCGAGCTCGCGCGCGCGCTGTGCGACCGGCGTTTCGGCCTCGGCGCCGACGGGCTGCTCGTGCTGCAACCGCCCACGGTGACGGGCGCGGACCTTTCCATGCGGATCTTCAACGCTGACGGCAGCGAAGCCGAGATGTGCGGCAACGGCATCCGCTGCGTGTGGCGTTACCTCGAGCGCGAGACCAGCGCCCACCGCGCGCTGGAGGTCCAAACCGCGACCGGCATCGTGCGCATCGAGCCGGACGCCGGCGGCACCATCCGCGTGGAGATGGGCGTGCCCAGATTGCACGAGCCGCTGGAGATCGGCATCGACGTCGCCGGCCGCACGCTGCGCTACGCGCCCGTCTCGATGGGCAATCCGCATGCCGTGATCTTCGTCGACGAGCCGCTTGCCGGCATCGCGCTGGACGATCTGGCGACCGCGATCGCCAGCCTCGATGCGATAGCGGGCGAGATCAACGTCGAGGTCGCGCTGATCGCCGGCGGGCGTATCCACATGCGCGTGTACGAACGAGGCGTCGGCGAGACGCACGCGTGCGGCACCGGCGCCTGCGCCGTCGCCGCCGTCGCGATCGCTTCGCAGCGCGCGCGTTCGCCGGTCAGCGTGCGCAGCAAAGGCGGCGATGTCACCGTGGCTTGGGATGGAGCCGGCTCGCCCGCCTACCTGTCGGGGCCGGCGGAGCTCGTCTTCGACACCACGGTCGAGGTCACCGATGACGGCCGCGTGCGCGCCATCGGACGAAAGAATCTGACAGCAAAGCGGTGA